In the Paenibacillus sp. FSL R7-0337 genome, GTTAATCTTGATCTTATGCCCTGCTACATCAAGCGTTTCTTCGGGCGACAGCATCTGGCTCTCCTGCTCCCAGACCTTAGGGTTGATCTCAAAAGCCACCTTCAGCGGCGGACTCTTCTTGATCTTGGAATTCAGCGCATCAAATTTCTTCAACAGCGCTGGACTGTTCTTGAAGTCTGTGACCTTAGGGTTAGCAGTATAAGCCTTTTGGATCTCCGCTGAGATCTGCGCCTGTACCGCCTCTAGCTGTTTCAGTTCACTGCCCGATAGTGAGGTTAGCACAAATTCGCCAGCTACCTTTTTGGGAGCCGTGCTTAACGGGGTCGTTAGCCGGATGACAGCCGCTCCGTGCATGATGTTATTTTGCTTAGCCGGGCTTACGCCCTGAACAATCGCATCATTCATCTTCCTGCCGCTGATCACCTTTCCGGTGATGGCGTCTGTCAATTGCAGATCATGCCCTATCAACCCCTGAGACGTGAATGCCCGCTTGCTGTCAGTCTGTGCTGTAAAAAGAATAATCAGCTCATATTTGTCGGCAATTAAGCCCTTCAACGTCAACTGGTAGCCGTCTTTTTTGGCGACTGTATTCAGGGGCTGCA is a window encoding:
- a CDS encoding DUF4179 domain-containing protein; protein product: MIRMKRNDMEISHAAQMQPIQEPKQWSASDKRRSSRARISTAIVAVMTTAALVLSPFAVTGQALTVSAAAANQAAALAPFEKLEIQNKEQIQYAIRHNLVQPLNTVAKKDGYQLTLKGLIADKYELIILFTAQTDSKRAFTSQGLIGHDLQLTDAITGKVISGRKMNDAIVQGVSPAKQNNIMHGAAVIRLTTPLSTAPKKVAGEFVLTSLSGSELKQLEAVQAQISAEIQKAYTANPKVTDFKNSPALLKKFDALNSKIKKSPPLKVAFEINPKVWEQESQMLSPEETLDVAGHKIKINLELTPFTTIITLSSDEGLFKDKEFLKTFNPDYYPALMVDSGNGKYTSHQGRTANSYTDDGMKIMMESYFQLNQPKSIRIDFMNVIKKTVTQQVIVDLSNQ